A single window of Verrucomicrobiia bacterium DNA harbors:
- a CDS encoding redox-sensing transcriptional repressor Rex has product MKKTGRPEIPRKTIYRLSIYLRCLARLKDNGIRTVSSEALAKVAGVKSTQLRKDLTYFGQFGTRGLGYDVEQLSRMISDELGTKGLQPVVLVGVGNLGLALLSYRGFEKEGFEIVSAFDIDPKRKRDKKITQEILGMDKIADFIREHNVRMAILTVAAAAAQEVANSLVQCGITGILNFAPIVLHVPEEVMVNNVNLAIELENLSYFIQD; this is encoded by the coding sequence TTGAAAAAAACCGGCCGCCCAGAAATTCCGCGCAAGACGATTTACCGTCTCTCCATTTATCTGCGCTGCCTCGCGCGGCTCAAGGACAACGGCATCCGCACCGTGTCGAGTGAGGCGCTCGCCAAGGTGGCCGGCGTGAAATCCACCCAGCTTCGCAAGGACCTCACTTACTTCGGCCAGTTCGGCACGCGCGGGCTTGGCTACGATGTCGAGCAGTTGTCGCGGATGATTTCCGACGAGCTTGGAACCAAAGGATTGCAACCTGTGGTGCTCGTGGGCGTCGGCAATCTCGGCCTCGCGCTTCTTTCCTATCGCGGTTTTGAAAAGGAAGGTTTTGAAATCGTGTCGGCCTTCGACATTGATCCCAAGCGCAAGCGTGACAAAAAAATCACCCAGGAAATTCTCGGCATGGATAAGATCGCCGACTTCATCCGCGAACATAATGTGCGCATGGCGATTCTCACCGTCGCCGCCGCCGCCGCGCAGGAAGTCGCAAACTCGCTCGTGCAATGCGGCATCACGGGGATCTTGAATTTCGCGCCGATTGTCCTGCACGTGCCCGAGGAAGTGATGGTCAACAATGTGAATCTCGCCATCGAGTTGGAAAACCTGAGTTATTTCATTCAGGATTGA
- a CDS encoding M20/M25/M40 family metallo-hydrolase: protein MPALAGEINSPENVATNLAAQALTNSAAMEIITSLTTEIGPRLDGSEAEKRAAAWAQQHMEQLGFDKVWIETFPLEHGWVRGIEKAEITSPSPQPLILTALGGGVATPSEGLEAEIALFKTYAELLAAPAGSLTGKIAVVTQRMVRTKDGAGYSAAGKIRTAGPVEAARRGAVGYLLRSLGTDGVRRPHTGGTHYVEGVPKIPAAALSATDAEQLERLTALGKPVRVKMTLTPRDLGPVTSQNVIGEIKGREKPDEIILLGAHLDSWDLGTGAIDDGAGVAIVLATAKLIHDLPERPRRTIRVVLYGSEETGLLGGKAYAKMHASELTNVVIAAEPDLGQGPIYQFQTGVTNADEPSLKRIAAALTPLGVLPGDNLSHGESDIEPLFEAHVPVVTLALDASDYFDYHHTPDDTLDKIKPERINQSTAAYAVFTYFAAELDGDYRAPAKK from the coding sequence TTGCCTGCGCTCGCTGGAGAAATTAATTCACCGGAAAATGTCGCCACAAATTTGGCCGCGCAAGCGCTGACGAATTCTGCCGCGATGGAGATTATCACATCGTTAACCACCGAGATTGGCCCGCGATTGGACGGTTCGGAAGCCGAAAAGCGCGCCGCGGCATGGGCGCAGCAGCACATGGAACAACTCGGCTTCGACAAGGTTTGGATCGAGACGTTTCCATTGGAACACGGCTGGGTGCGCGGAATTGAAAAAGCGGAAATCACCAGTCCCTCGCCGCAGCCGTTGATTCTCACCGCGCTCGGCGGCGGCGTGGCGACGCCATCTGAAGGATTGGAAGCGGAAATCGCGTTGTTCAAAACGTACGCTGAACTTCTCGCCGCGCCCGCCGGATCGCTCACCGGAAAAATTGCCGTGGTGACCCAGCGCATGGTTCGCACGAAGGACGGCGCGGGTTATTCCGCTGCCGGTAAAATTCGCACCGCTGGCCCGGTAGAAGCCGCGCGACGCGGCGCGGTTGGATATTTATTGCGCTCGCTCGGCACGGATGGCGTGCGGCGTCCGCACACCGGCGGAACGCATTATGTGGAGGGCGTGCCAAAAATTCCGGCGGCGGCCCTGTCCGCGACGGATGCCGAACAACTGGAACGCCTCACTGCCTTAGGCAAACCGGTGCGCGTGAAAATGACTTTGACGCCGCGCGACCTCGGCCCGGTCACCAGCCAGAATGTGATCGGCGAAATCAAGGGACGCGAGAAACCGGACGAAATAATTCTGCTCGGTGCGCATCTCGATTCCTGGGATTTGGGGACGGGCGCGATTGATGACGGCGCGGGGGTGGCGATTGTGCTGGCCACGGCAAAGTTGATTCACGATTTGCCGGAGCGCCCGCGTCGCACCATTCGCGTGGTGCTTTACGGCTCGGAAGAAACGGGACTTTTAGGCGGAAAAGCTTACGCAAAAATGCACGCCAGTGAGTTGACAAATGTGGTCATCGCGGCGGAACCGGATTTGGGTCAGGGACCGATTTACCAATTTCAAACCGGCGTGACCAATGCGGACGAACCCAGCCTCAAACGCATCGCAGCCGCACTGACGCCGTTGGGAGTTTTACCCGGTGATAATTTATCGCACGGCGAGTCGGACATTGAACCGCTTTTTGAAGCGCACGTTCCCGTGGTCACCCTCGCGCTGGATGCCTCGGATTATTTTGATTATCACCACACGCCGGACGATACGCTCGACAAAATCAAGCCCGAGCGCATCAATCAAAGCACCGCCGCGTACGCGGTGTTCACGTATTTCGCGGCGGAACTGGACGGCGATTATCGCGCGCCGGCAAAGAAGTAA
- the aspS gene encoding aspartate--tRNA ligase, whose protein sequence is MKRTHHCNELRPAHIGQTVTLSGWVHSRRDLGGLIFIDIRDREGRTQTVFDPSDLPKELFDRAAALRSECVVSVTGKVRHRPSGTNNSKIPTGEVEIGVTALEVLNMAEVLPFPVDDPEVAAKVNEELRLQYRYLDLRRPEMACNLRLRSKVATAARVFMDEQGFLEVETPTLFKSTPEGAREFLVPSRREPGKFYALPQSPQQFKQILMVAGVERYFQLARCYRDEDQRADRQLEFTQIDIEMSFIEREDIYALIEGLLKRVWKTALNMDIPTPFKRLTFAEALNRFGIDKPDTRFGMELVDFTEEFRASSFKVFSGAIANGGVVKALNAKGLAGATQGQIETMTEYAKSFGAKGLAFIKVEKGEWKSPIVKFFNDAEKAALTQKLGIEEGDLILFAADQWLNACEILGKIRLYCAEVLKGQGKLNIPADRFDFLWVVDFPLLSFDKEQNRWYSSHHPFTAAVTDDIPLLKTDPKKVRGQHYDIVVNGTELGGGSIRIHQPDVQKTIFEDVLQIPADMVKARFGYMLEAFRYGAPPHGGIALGFDRMIAILCGTPSIRDVIAFPKTAKGTDLMTDSPAHVEPKQLRDLHLEVKVAAPKPAGETPAPAK, encoded by the coding sequence ATGAAAAGAACGCATCATTGCAACGAACTTCGCCCCGCGCACATCGGGCAAACCGTAACGCTTTCCGGCTGGGTACATTCCCGCCGCGACCTCGGCGGACTCATCTTCATTGACATCCGCGACCGCGAGGGCCGCACGCAAACTGTTTTTGATCCGTCCGATTTGCCCAAGGAACTTTTTGACCGCGCGGCCGCGTTGCGAAGCGAATGTGTTGTGAGCGTCACGGGCAAAGTCCGCCATCGTCCGTCCGGCACGAACAATTCAAAAATCCCGACCGGCGAAGTTGAAATTGGCGTCACCGCTCTCGAAGTCTTGAACATGGCCGAGGTGCTGCCGTTCCCGGTGGACGATCCTGAAGTCGCCGCGAAGGTGAATGAGGAATTGCGCCTGCAATATCGTTACCTCGATTTGCGCCGCCCCGAAATGGCGTGCAATCTTCGCCTGCGCAGCAAGGTCGCCACCGCCGCGCGCGTGTTCATGGATGAGCAGGGTTTTTTGGAAGTCGAAACGCCGACGCTTTTCAAATCCACGCCCGAAGGCGCGCGCGAATTTCTCGTGCCCAGCCGCCGTGAGCCGGGAAAATTTTACGCGCTGCCGCAATCGCCGCAGCAGTTCAAGCAGATTTTGATGGTCGCGGGCGTCGAGCGTTATTTCCAACTCGCGCGCTGCTATCGCGACGAAGACCAGCGCGCCGACCGCCAGCTTGAGTTCACGCAAATTGATATCGAGATGTCGTTCATCGAGCGCGAAGATATTTATGCGCTCATCGAGGGCTTGCTCAAGCGCGTCTGGAAAACCGCGTTGAACATGGACATCCCGACGCCGTTCAAGCGCCTCACGTTCGCGGAAGCGTTGAATCGTTTTGGCATTGATAAGCCGGACACGCGTTTCGGCATGGAACTGGTGGATTTCACCGAGGAATTTCGCGCGAGTTCATTCAAGGTTTTCAGCGGCGCGATTGCCAATGGCGGCGTGGTGAAGGCGCTGAATGCGAAAGGTCTCGCGGGCGCGACGCAAGGACAAATCGAGACAATGACTGAATACGCGAAGAGTTTCGGCGCGAAAGGCCTGGCGTTCATCAAGGTCGAGAAAGGCGAATGGAAATCGCCGATCGTAAAGTTTTTCAACGACGCAGAAAAAGCCGCGCTGACGCAGAAGCTGGGCATCGAGGAAGGCGATTTGATTTTGTTCGCCGCCGATCAATGGCTCAACGCCTGCGAAATTCTCGGCAAGATTCGTTTGTATTGCGCCGAGGTTTTGAAAGGGCAGGGCAAGCTCAACATTCCCGCCGACCGTTTCGATTTTCTGTGGGTGGTGGATTTTCCGCTGCTCAGTTTCGACAAGGAACAGAACCGCTGGTATTCGAGCCATCATCCGTTCACCGCCGCGGTCACCGATGATATTCCGCTGCTCAAGACGGATCCAAAAAAAGTCCGCGGGCAGCATTATGATATTGTGGTCAACGGCACCGAATTGGGCGGCGGCTCGATTCGTATTCATCAACCCGACGTGCAGAAAACCATTTTTGAAGACGTGCTGCAAATTCCCGCCGACATGGTGAAGGCGCGTTTTGGTTACATGCTTGAAGCGTTTCGTTACGGCGCGCCGCCACATGGAGGCATCGCGCTTGGCTTCGACCGCATGATCGCGATCCTTTGCGGCACACCGAGCATCCGCGACGTCATCGCGTTTCCAAAAACGGCGAAGGGCACTGATCTCATGACCGATTCGCCCGCGCACGTGGAGCCGAAACAACTTCGCGATTTGCATCTTGAGGTGAAAGTTGCCGCTCCAAAGCCCGCTGGTGAAACGCCCGCGCCCGCGAAGTAA
- a CDS encoding PSD1 and planctomycete cytochrome C domain-containing protein, whose translation MSSEHQQVHISLLKHQRPSRSFRLCPIIIVAIACVFALSARAADDPAGIEFFENKIRPILVDDCYKCHSQQSAKVKGGLLLDTREGVLKGGDTGPAIKPGDPDQSLLIKAVRYSDPDLAMPPKNKKLSPEKIAALEAWVKMGAPDPRAGRSQAALIYEKARTHWAFQPVHEPAIPETKNARLVKTPVDNFVLARLEAANLHPSPEADKRTLIRRATFDLIGLPPTPDEVTAFEADRSPEAFAKVVDRLLASPRYGERWGRHWLDVARYADTKGYVFEEDRHYPYSYTYRDYVIRAFNEDLPYNQFLKEQIAADLMTNTDKRPLAALGYLTLGRRFINNIHDIIDDRIDVVCRGMMGLTVECARCHDHKYDPIPTRDYYSLYGIFDSSEEPAQEQEPLLGMDAPAKAHAEYLAERKKREDERDNYRHKQEVAMSEQLRHEAGDYLFVAYQAQSLKDNGQIDDLARKAKLDPEVLHRWRDGLARWRKNSQPIFAPWFAFAALNETNFSAQAGKVTAKISTNTDGSVNPFVAKIFTNAPASMKNVAEQYGKLFVEIDEEWTRVSHETNAPAHLTDPARESLRQILYAADAPANLPTGEFDRLYDTPTGQKLRALQRSVAELDATHPGAPPRAMALLDRPNPHDVHIFIRGNSDNQGADAPREFLEILSGPNRKPFRQGSGRLELAEAIASPDNPLTARVFVNRVWLHHFGSALVSTPSDFGLRSDPPTNPELLDYLAARFVADGWSIKKLHRLIMLSSTYQQSSDNNPVSEKIDPGNQLYWRMNRQRLEFEAMRDTFLDVSGKLDLTMGGHAVDITDADSTRRTVYGFVDRQNLPDLFRAFDFASPDASSPRRFYTTVPQQALFLMNSPFIIEQAKSLAARPDLKSITSEQQRVRRLYELAFQREPNREEVQLAKDFIDEQAKDSSTPASARLDAWQKYAQIILLANELVFVD comes from the coding sequence GCCTGTTGCTCGACACTCGCGAAGGCGTGCTCAAAGGCGGCGATACCGGCCCTGCCATCAAGCCCGGTGATCCCGATCAAAGTTTGCTCATCAAAGCCGTCCGCTATAGCGATCCCGATCTGGCGATGCCACCGAAAAATAAAAAACTCTCGCCGGAAAAAATCGCCGCGCTCGAAGCCTGGGTGAAAATGGGCGCACCCGATCCGCGCGCTGGCAGATCGCAAGCCGCTCTAATTTACGAAAAAGCCCGCACGCATTGGGCCTTTCAACCGGTCCATGAACCCGCGATTCCTGAAACAAAAAATGCGCGCCTGGTAAAGACGCCCGTGGATAATTTTGTCCTCGCGCGGCTTGAAGCTGCGAATCTTCATCCCTCGCCCGAGGCCGACAAACGCACTTTGATTCGCCGCGCGACTTTTGACCTGATCGGTTTGCCGCCGACGCCCGATGAAGTCACCGCGTTCGAGGCCGACCGGTCGCCCGAGGCTTTTGCCAAGGTCGTGGACCGCCTGCTCGCTTCACCGCGATACGGTGAGCGCTGGGGCCGCCACTGGCTCGACGTCGCGCGTTATGCCGACACGAAGGGCTACGTTTTCGAGGAAGACCGGCACTATCCCTATTCCTATACCTATCGCGATTACGTCATCCGCGCCTTCAACGAAGACCTGCCTTACAACCAATTTCTCAAGGAACAAATCGCCGCCGACTTGATGACGAACACCGACAAACGTCCCCTCGCCGCGCTCGGCTATCTCACGCTGGGCCGGCGCTTCATCAATAACATCCATGACATCATTGACGACCGCATTGACGTTGTTTGCCGCGGCATGATGGGTTTGACGGTCGAATGTGCGCGTTGCCACGACCACAAATACGATCCCATCCCGACGCGCGATTACTATTCGCTCTACGGCATTTTCGACAGCTCGGAAGAACCCGCGCAAGAACAAGAGCCGCTGCTCGGCATGGATGCGCCCGCCAAAGCCCACGCGGAATATTTGGCGGAGCGCAAGAAGCGCGAAGACGAGCGCGATAATTACCGGCACAAGCAGGAAGTCGCGATGTCCGAACAACTGCGCCATGAGGCGGGCGATTATCTTTTCGTCGCGTATCAGGCACAATCGCTTAAGGACAACGGGCAAATAGATGACCTCGCTCGCAAAGCCAAGCTTGATCCCGAAGTGCTCCATCGCTGGCGGGATGGCCTCGCTCGCTGGCGTAAAAATTCGCAGCCAATCTTCGCGCCGTGGTTTGCTTTCGCCGCCTTGAACGAAACCAATTTTTCCGCACAGGCTGGCAAAGTCACCGCCAAAATTTCCACGAACACCGATGGCTCGGTGAATCCCTTCGTTGCCAAAATATTCACGAACGCTCCCGCCTCAATGAAAAATGTAGCCGAACAATATGGCAAATTGTTCGTCGAGATTGATGAGGAATGGACTCGCGTCTCTCACGAGACGAATGCGCCCGCTCACCTCACTGATCCGGCGCGCGAATCGCTCCGCCAAATATTATATGCCGCCGATGCGCCCGCGAATTTGCCTACGGGCGAGTTTGATCGCCTCTACGATACACCCACCGGCCAAAAACTCCGCGCCTTGCAACGCAGCGTCGCGGAACTTGATGCCACCCACCCCGGCGCGCCGCCGCGTGCGATGGCTTTGCTGGACCGGCCCAATCCGCATGACGTCCATATCTTTATTCGTGGCAACAGCGATAATCAAGGCGCCGATGCGCCTCGCGAATTTTTGGAAATTCTCTCCGGCCCAAATCGCAAACCGTTTCGCCAGGGCAGCGGCCGCCTCGAATTGGCGGAAGCCATCGCCAGCCCGGACAATCCGCTCACCGCGCGCGTATTCGTCAACCGCGTTTGGCTCCATCATTTTGGAAGTGCGCTGGTGTCCACTCCGAGCGACTTCGGTCTGCGCTCCGACCCGCCAACGAATCCAGAACTGCTTGATTATCTCGCGGCGCGTTTCGTCGCGGACGGCTGGTCCATCAAAAAACTGCACCGTCTCATCATGCTCTCGTCCACCTATCAGCAATCGAGCGACAATAATCCGGTAAGCGAAAAAATTGATCCCGGCAACCAGCTCTACTGGCGCATGAATCGCCAGCGGCTGGAATTTGAGGCCATGCGCGATACTTTTCTCGACGTCTCCGGCAAGCTCGACCTGACGATGGGCGGCCATGCCGTGGACATCACCGATGCCGATTCCACGCGCCGCACAGTCTACGGTTTCGTGGATCGCCAGAATCTTCCCGACCTTTTTCGCGCGTTTGATTTTGCCAGCCCGGATGCCAGCAGCCCGCGCCGTTTTTACACGACGGTTCCGCAACAGGCCTTGTTCCTGATGAACAGCCCGTTCATCATCGAGCAGGCGAAAAGCCTCGCCGCGCGTCCCGATCTTAAATCCATCACCAGCGAGCAACAACGCGTGCGCCGCCTCTACGAACTCGCCTTTCAACGCGAGCCGAACCGCGAAGAAGTTCAACTCGCAAAAGATTTTATTGATGAGCAGGCGAAGGATTCTTCCACACCCGCGTCAGCCAGGCTCGATGCCTGGCAAAAATATGCGCAGATCATCCTGCTCGCGAACGAATTGGTCTTCGTGGATTAA